Within Paenibacillus albicereus, the genomic segment CCGCCTGGCGACGGGCAGCGAGGACAGCCAGATCCAGCCCGCGGCCGCCAGGATGCCCAGCTGGCTGGAGACGCCCTGGACGCTGTTATGGTCCATCAGGAAGCCCGGCGTGGCGAGCCCATGCAGCAGGAGCAGCCCCGTCATCGAGATATAGGCGAGCGACAGGAACGCGATGCCGAGATTCCGCAGCCGAATCCCGGCGTAGCCGAGGGCGGCGGCGAGCAGCAGCGCCAGGAAGGAGACGCCGCCGACGATATAGAAATGAATAGTCGGAGCATGCAGGCGCGGGTCGAGTCCTCCGCTCTCCCGAAGGGCAAGGAACATCCCGAGCGGCAGCAGGAAGGAAACGAGGGCGACCGCCATCATCCGGACGACAGGACGGCGCATACGTCGGGGTTCACCTCGCGAGCCCATTCGGGCTGATTGGAGTAGCGATCCGTTCGGTTCTTGGCAAAACCTTCATTACCGCTAGCATACCGCAATCTGGAAACTTTTCAAGTCATCCCGACAAGGAGCTGAACGCAAGTGTCATCCCGTCATCAAGTGAAGATCTACAAAGAAGCCTACGAAATGGTCGAATTGTCCGAAGCCTCCACCCGCTCGCGGGTGCTGCTCTGCCCCGAGCGCGGGGGCATCGCCTTGGCCTGCCGCCTGAACGGCTACGAGCTGTTCTATTTGGACGAGGCGACCTTCCTCGACCCTTCCGCCAACATCCGCGGAGGCAATCCGGTGCTGTTCCCGATCAGCGGCCCGGTCGCCGGGGGCGAGTACGAGTGGGAAGGAAAGCGCTACGCGATGAAGCAGCACGGCGTCGCGCGCACGGAAGCCTGGAGGATCGCCGATACGTCCGAGGACGGCGTCGCCTCCGTGACGCTGAGCCTGTCCAGCAGCGAGCGGACGCGCGAGGCGTTCCCGTTCGACTTCGAGCTGCGGTTCACCTATGAGCTCAAGGAAGGGCGGCTGTCGATCCGCCAGCAGTACCGGAACCTGTCGGACCGGGCCATGCCGATGTATC encodes:
- a CDS encoding aldose epimerase family protein — protein: MSSRHQVKIYKEAYEMVELSEASTRSRVLLCPERGGIALACRLNGYELFYLDEATFLDPSANIRGGNPVLFPISGPVAGGEYEWEGKRYAMKQHGVARTEAWRIADTSEDGVASVTLSLSSSERTREAFPFDFELRFTYELKEGRLSIRQQYRNLSDRAMPMYPGFHPYFATSAKDLPYATDAKRYLDYNDGQVKPYEGRLDLGPMQESAALLDASRPEISFPLDSGITVTMAYSEAFKYVVLWSVPGKPFVCVEPWMALPGELERREELVQVPPGGETEAFLTLRAAHGSTRG